The segment ggtacggAAATTTAGTATGACAATGCACCTAGAgtcacaaaaagtacagtcagcaaaaaaaagcaagtatgaaaaatgaattttttaacaaaaaatgtttaagttAATTAGAATTTTAAGTCAATTTGTGTTTGTGTACTGTAATGTATTTCGTTAATATATGCAATGCAAGGTGGGGGGTAGTaattaaacaatttaattttaattacatttcttTATTCAGTTACATTGAACCTAAAATGATGATTTAATTCGCCATGGTCCTTAGTTCCATACAAAACTCATTCACCCTCAAACAATAAAGCACAGAAATCACAACGAATATATAAACATGTTTATGTATAAACACAACACAAATTAAGtgcatattttttacaaataagaCATCTACATAATTAACTAtttttacataagtacacattttaaatacatataaaacgtgtttatgtaaaatttaaacgATTTTATTTACAACAGTTAATATCGTATGCACatcaatattttacaataaattagattttcgttacttttttAAATGGGGGCTCACCATTTAAGGGCCAGGCGTCAGctgatcaaaaataaataaataaaaatcaagataggtatatatataacCTCAATCAGGTGACTGCCGTGGCCTCGAAAAAGTAacgaaattaatataaatagatCTACAACATCTAATAAAATGTATGCactacaatttaatattttttgtaaaaaacaataaaacagtaAAGGCCGTGTAAACAAACTCTTGAATAACCGCCTACATTAGTAACTCCATATATCATTATGATATGTCtatataactatataaaaaGACTAGTGATTCCCGACTCGATTTGTACGAGTACATCACTCAAGATTTACTACTGGCGTACCTAAcgtaaattatacatatttactaaCTGAATTACTAAAGCAAGACTTTCTAAGTAACTTGACGTAGTACTATCGAAGCAACTGAGTCGtgatccactgtggaacctttccACAGAAAGAGTCATAGTGAACCAGCTTTGCTTGACAAAGGAATAAGTTATGATTTTTACTGTAGGAATGTTCTACAGTGGGTCAGAAATCAAATGGTTTTGATAGTACCCGGGGAACCACATATAGACAAAAATAAACTACTCCCTATCAGTGAAAATAGCAcagtttatttacaattttcttATCTAAAGTACGGTTTCATTTGTGCACGTTCTGGGCCCGTTCACTAAAGAATATCTACTAGAGCCACCATTTTTCCTACCAGTAACAGCACCCCTAATAAACAATTCCTTGAAAGTCTCCCTAAATTGTCGTGACATACCGCAATAGATCGCGAAATTGATAGGATAAGAGACGATGATAAAAAAGTTCGTAATTAGAATGAGCGTGTTGGCAATGTGGTAGTCCAAAATCTCGACAATAGTACTAGATATAATATGCAGCACAGTGACTACGGCAACTGGTATTTCCACCAATAGAAAGACGGTGACAACTACTATTAACATCAGAGTGGTGCAGTTAGAGTCTCTCAGCCGCTTGCACTCCGACTTGCGGTTTTCCTTGAAGAGCTTCTGCCGGTTCAGTTGGGCAGTTCTCATGGCTCTGAAGAGAAGGACGTTCAGGACTACTAGGGAGGTGCAGGGGATGAGGTGGACGAAGAGGACGCGGAATCCAAAGTACGTGATGAAGTAGGCGTCCATGGTTAGTGTTTGGAGCCACGGAGCCATCTCCATCTGTAAAAAATGGGTTAAATTGGGTTATATTAGTAgcccagaggccgtattgcctaacgcttTCTGAcgtcgcaatcgcaatcaaatgacagatttcacatacaaaaactgtcatatgattgcaatcgcgagcgcgCAATGCGGCCTCTGGTTATAGTCAAAGGTGGGTTTACATAGTCACTTGGCGGGTGGTGGAAAAACGGTCAGCGACGTCCAGGCACTGATGAGAAAGAGATAGCGAGACAATTTGGACTTGTACGCAAAGACTGGCCTGACATAAGCGTTAGCACGAGTGTGTTGTGGAGGACAATAGAGGAAGCGCCTTTGCCTAGCAGTGGAACTAATTAAGATAAGTTATTATGAAAGAGATGAAATGGTACTTTTCGCTCATACGGTCTTTATTTTCAAACAGATATTGTGACGTTTGTCATTTtcgttatattatataaaatttatgaaatttCCGTATTTAACTTGGGATTTGACACGAGCATACATTACATACTAAGTAACattgcaattaaataaaatctgctgaaatattttgatttggttggtttgaaacgcgtcagtgttatGTGATAGACAGTTGGCGTTCTGTGATTCGTGTGTTATCTGCAGGGTGGAGGAGAGCTTCATGTAACACATTTGTTAAAATAGACGTAggtatcataaggtcacggatgagcaaagtaattgtttttaatctaaatccatagtaaatcctcaattatgcgttcaaaacctaggtaatgaccagcattacgacattggattccattatgaacacggctgtatagTAATGAGATTCTTACATTatattacagcacgggggggggcagccgggcgcagctcgtggggcagaggatttaatatatggatatacaTAGATAAAgtatgtatgcaactgtacgtaattaggccttaaaacactcatgtgaccctattatgaaactcggctaaaacccacactcgtgtttttaaggacccctattacgatacagttgcgaAAATACTATAGTCCGTTGACATGGACCCCgtaaaataacgcctgattcaagtCCAATATAAAGTCCTTGATATTTTCTGATCCTCATATCAGTCCTCGATATTATCTGAATTGTAAGATTCGGCGGAAAAGTATTATCTGAATTGTAAGATCGGTATGTCACCACTATATATCAGTCCTCGGTATTATATGAATTGTAAGATTAGGTAATTGAACCCGCTTACCCTGCAGACTTCTTCAAAGTGTCCGCGCCACACGGTGACGTGAGGCACGAACTGGCGGTCGAAGAAGCGCGGCAGCTGGTGCAGGAACGCCGCCACTCCGATGTAGATCAGGCATTTGGTCACTCGCGGCATCGTACACCTGAAAAGCAACAACCGTTGAAACTAATTCTTAAACTTAGGCCAATCGTGCGATAATTTTGTCGCAAAATGCAACGTATTGTTTATTTATGATCAGTGGCATAAAAGTGTATTTTCGACGtctgacgtcttggtaacgtataatatacctaataaggTATATATATTTACGACCTTAACtgtacacacaaactttcgtattataatattactggGGTTCTCTCTCAGTCTTAGATATTCAAAAAGACGTCTCACATTAACATGTTAAACGTAAACGACAGACACTTCAAGAGGATTTACGCCTGCCGAAAGCGACTGGAATATTAAAAACGAATCAAAAGAGCTGCGCGGGCGGCTCACATCAAATATTTAACGCTCAAGATATTTTATCACTCGGATACACTAAAACAAGAAAATTTCAGTTTATAATGCTGTTTGAACGTAAAATGTATAATCAATAATTGAAGCTTGAGGcggtattttttgtatttaggtGGGTATTTTTTGCGTAAATCGGATTGCTTTGTCTTGAGCGTGCCTTGGAATGGATACAGCCAAgttaaagatatctttacacctTATTACCTTGTAACTCTTAGGCTCTTAAGTGGTTtttcaccggcgaggcgagacgagaactgatatttgtatggcagcgcccgcggcggcgcgcgagattgcatacaaatttcaattctcgtctcgtctcgcctcgcctcgccTCGCCGTGGAAAATCCCATTAGGgtcttttatttattgtcattttctactaccATAGGTTGAGATAAATTGCTAACAAAATGAGTCA is part of the Choristoneura fumiferana chromosome 29, NRCan_CFum_1, whole genome shotgun sequence genome and harbors:
- the LOC141444148 gene encoding sex peptide receptor-like — encoded protein: MFHTASIWLTLALAVQRYIYVCHAPVARTWCTMPRVTKCLIYIGVAAFLHQLPRFFDRQFVPHVTVWRGHFEEVCRMEMAPWLQTLTMDAYFITYFGFRVLFVHLIPCTSLVVLNVLLFRAMRTAQLNRQKLFKENRKSECKRLRDSNCTTLMLIVVVTVFLLVEIPVAVVTVLHIISSTIVEILDYHIANTLILITNFFIIVSYPINFAIYCGMSRQFRETFKELFIRGAVTGRKNGGSSRYSLVNGPRTCTNETVL